In Papaver somniferum cultivar HN1 chromosome 1, ASM357369v1, whole genome shotgun sequence, a genomic segment contains:
- the LOC113292034 gene encoding protein S-acyltransferase 10-like, whose protein sequence is MTNIGFCSPIRGLRDTICGCCSKIIPCLSDPETRSSWGLKASLVILHLLYVGVLFIFDKDLIHKTVNQPWYTAAYLFVLLATLAQYFITAGTSPGYVLDAMRVVNESHAAFRRTSDSKQSASSGDGSLTISVEGDQVGRTYSGSFSTPWTKMVMDMYPPGSSVRTWTCSHCNIVQPPRAKHCHDCDKCVLKFDHHCVWLGTCIGQDNHFRFWWYIFEENILCFWTVILYISYLSSDTPRAWWIDAIMILLLATLFMCTIFIFLLLIFHNYLILTNQTTFELVRKRRIPYLRGIPAKVFPFSKGICRNVSEFCCTWGKHNMESVPPLEDLEERARPYTCSDVLCCRCC, encoded by the exons ATGACAAACATTGGGTTTTGCAGCCCAATTCGCGGCTTACGCGATACAATTTGTGGATGCTGTTCTAAGATAATCCCTTGTCTCTCTGATCCTG AGACGAGATCTTCATGGGGTTTGAAAGCGTCTCTAGTGATACTTCATTTGTTATAtgttggtgttttatttatttttgacaaagATTTGATTCACAAAACGGTTAATCAACCATG GTACACTGCAGCATACTTGTTTGTGCTTCTTGCAACGTTAGCCCAATATTTCATTACAGCAGGAACTTCTCCTGG GTATGTCCTTGATGCAATGAGGGTTGTCAATGAGTCACATGCTGCATTCAGAAGGACATCAGACTCGAA ACAATCTGCTTCAAGCGGAGACGGAAGCTTGACTATCTCTGTGGAAGGGGACCAGGTCGGAAGAACTTATTCAGGATCATTCAGCACACCATGGACAAAGATGGTTATGGACATGTACCCCCCGGGATCATCAGTAAG AACTTGGACCTGCAGCCACTGTAATATAGTGCAG CCTCCACGAGCAAAGCATTGTCATGACTGCGATAAATGTGTTCTTAAGTTTGACCATCATTGTGTTTGGCTCGGGACATGCATAGGCCAGGATAATCATTTCCGATTTTG gtggTATATTTTCGAAGAGAACATATTGTGCTTCTGGACTGTCATCTTATACATCTCTTATTTGAGTTCTGATACTCCTCGGGCATG GTGGATTGATGCGATTATGATATTACTTCTGGCGACTTTGTTCATGTGCACCATATTTATTTTCCTCCTCCTTATTTTCCACAA CTATCTTATACTGACAAATCAAACCACTTTTGAACTAGTGAGAAAGCGTCGAATTCCATATCTAAG AGGTATCCCTGCAAAGGTATTTCCATTCAGCAAGGGTATCTGTAGAAATGTCAGCGAATTTTGTTGTACGTGGGGTAAACATAACATGGAATCAGTTCCACCACTTGAAGACCTTGAAGAAAGAGCAAGACCCTACACCTGCTCTGATGTATTATGCTGTCGTTGCTGCTGA